In Sphingomonas sp. R1, a single genomic region encodes these proteins:
- a CDS encoding acyl-CoA dehydrogenase family protein produces MTHQFDLTDDQRQIQEMAQKFTADAITPHAAEWDEKHIFPRETIKAAAELGFAAIYVSEESGGIGLGRLESALIFEAMAYGCPSTSAFISIHNMAAWMIDRFGAPAVKDKYLPSLVTMDRLASYCLTEPGSGSDAAALKTRAVRDGDHYVVNGSKQFISGGGENDLYLTMVRTGEDGPKGISCLAIEKDMPGVSFGAQERKLGWHSQPTAQVILDNVRVPVENLIGAEGEGFRIAMMGLDGGRLNIGACSLGGAQRCLDEAVRYTRERKQFGKAIADFQNTQFTLADMATELEAARALLYLAAAKVTAGTPDKTRFAAMAKRLATDTGSSVVDRALQLHGGYGYLMDYPIERFWRDLRVHSILEGTNQVMRMIVGRELVRE; encoded by the coding sequence ATGACCCACCAGTTCGACCTCACCGACGACCAGCGCCAGATCCAGGAGATGGCGCAGAAGTTCACCGCCGATGCGATCACCCCGCACGCGGCCGAATGGGACGAGAAGCACATCTTCCCCCGCGAAACGATCAAGGCGGCCGCCGAGCTCGGCTTCGCGGCGATCTATGTCTCGGAGGAATCGGGCGGCATCGGCCTCGGCCGGCTGGAGTCCGCGTTGATCTTCGAGGCGATGGCCTATGGCTGCCCCTCGACCAGCGCGTTCATCTCGATCCACAACATGGCCGCCTGGATGATCGACCGCTTCGGCGCGCCGGCCGTGAAGGACAAGTACCTCCCCAGCCTCGTCACCATGGACCGGCTGGCCAGCTATTGCCTCACCGAACCGGGCTCGGGTTCGGACGCGGCCGCGCTCAAGACCCGCGCGGTCCGCGACGGTGATCACTATGTCGTCAACGGCTCGAAGCAGTTCATCTCGGGCGGCGGCGAGAACGATCTCTACCTCACCATGGTCCGCACCGGCGAGGACGGCCCCAAGGGCATTTCCTGCCTCGCGATCGAGAAGGACATGCCCGGCGTCAGCTTCGGCGCGCAGGAGCGCAAGCTCGGCTGGCACAGCCAGCCCACCGCACAGGTGATCCTCGACAATGTCCGCGTGCCGGTGGAGAATCTGATCGGTGCCGAGGGCGAGGGCTTCCGCATCGCGATGATGGGGCTGGACGGCGGCCGGCTCAATATCGGCGCGTGCTCGCTGGGCGGCGCGCAGCGCTGCCTCGACGAGGCGGTGCGCTATACCCGGGAGCGCAAGCAGTTCGGCAAGGCGATCGCCGACTTCCAGAACACCCAGTTCACCCTCGCCGACATGGCGACCGAGCTGGAGGCGGCGCGCGCGCTGCTCTATCTCGCCGCCGCGAAGGTGACCGCCGGCACGCCCGACAAGACCCGCTTCGCCGCGATGGCCAAGCGCCTCGCGACCGACACCGGCTCCTCGGTGGTCGATCGCGCGCTGCAGCTGCATGGCGGCTATGGCTATCTGATGGACTATCCGATCGAGCGCTTCTGGCGGGATCTCCGCGTGCATTCGATCCTCGAGGGCACCAACCAGGTGATGCGGATGATCGTCGGCCGGGAGCTGGTGCGCGAATGA
- a CDS encoding enoyl-CoA hydratase/isomerase family protein: protein MSDVLTQIEGPVARLRLNRPKALHALNTAMCQAMLDALDAWEGDNAVHIVLLDHAEGRGFCAGGDIRMIADSGARDGAEAADFFRLEYRLNHRLFTYPKPIVAFVDGVVMGGGVGISQPARYRVATENTKFAMPETGIGLFPDVGGGWYLSRLPGRMGEYLALTGHRLDGAECLALGLATHYLPAEALESAKAQIAAAPDKALAILNDLSIAPPIAKILAHYADIDRLFAGDSVEDILAALEAEGTDWAMTTLATLRTKSPQACKVSLRIVREGRDMPDFAAEMVQEYAVATRVCRLPDFAEGVRAVILDKDNAPRWSPATPQAVDSAAIDAIFAPLPTDSAWQP from the coding sequence ATGAGCGACGTCCTGACGCAGATCGAAGGCCCCGTAGCGCGCCTCCGTCTCAACCGGCCCAAGGCATTGCACGCGCTCAACACCGCCATGTGCCAGGCGATGCTCGACGCACTGGATGCGTGGGAAGGCGATAACGCCGTCCACATCGTGCTGCTCGACCATGCCGAGGGTCGCGGCTTCTGCGCCGGCGGCGATATTCGGATGATCGCGGACAGCGGCGCACGCGACGGCGCCGAAGCCGCCGACTTTTTCCGCCTGGAATATCGGCTCAACCACCGGTTGTTCACCTATCCCAAGCCGATCGTGGCCTTTGTTGACGGCGTGGTGATGGGCGGCGGAGTCGGCATCTCGCAGCCGGCGCGGTACCGGGTGGCGACCGAGAACACCAAGTTCGCCATGCCCGAGACCGGCATCGGCCTGTTCCCGGACGTGGGTGGCGGCTGGTATCTCTCGCGCCTGCCGGGGCGGATGGGCGAGTATCTTGCGCTCACCGGCCACCGTCTCGACGGCGCCGAGTGCCTCGCCCTTGGTCTCGCCACCCATTACCTCCCCGCGGAGGCGCTGGAGTCGGCCAAGGCGCAGATCGCCGCTGCGCCCGACAAGGCACTGGCCATCCTGAACGACCTGTCCATCGCGCCGCCGATCGCGAAGATCCTCGCGCATTATGCCGATATCGACCGGCTGTTCGCGGGCGACAGCGTCGAAGATATCCTCGCTGCGCTCGAGGCGGAGGGCACCGACTGGGCGATGACGACGCTCGCCACGCTGCGCACCAAGTCGCCCCAGGCCTGCAAGGTGTCGCTCCGCATCGTCCGTGAGGGTCGCGACATGCCCGATTTCGCGGCCGAGATGGTGCAGGAATATGCCGTCGCCACCCGCGTCTGCCGGCTGCCCGATTTCGCCGAGGGCGTCCGCGCCGTGATCCTCGACAAGGACAATGCCCCGCGCTGGTCGCCTGCTACCCCGCAAGCGGTGGACAGCGCCGCGATCGACGCCATCTTCGCGCCGTTGCCGACAGACTCGGCCTGGCAGCCCTGA
- a CDS encoding enoyl-CoA hydratase, which translates to MSSYETLLVEQRGAVTLITLNRPKALNALNSQVLTELLDVMRAFDADPSQGCAVLTGSEKAFAAGADIKEMQAQGFADMYGHDFFAGWDAFTRTRKPIIAAVSGYALGGGCEVAMMCDFILAADTAKFGQPEIKLGVSPGMGGSQRLTRAVGKAKAMEMCLTGRMMDAAEAERAGLVSRILPAAELVEEAVQTAATIAAMPPLAVKANKEMVNVAFETTLAQGVQFERRLFHALFGTEDQKEGMTAFVEKRPGNWTGR; encoded by the coding sequence ATGTCTTCCTATGAAACCCTGCTCGTCGAACAGCGCGGCGCGGTCACGCTTATCACGCTCAACCGTCCCAAGGCATTGAACGCGCTCAACAGTCAGGTGCTGACCGAGCTGCTCGACGTGATGCGCGCCTTCGATGCCGATCCGTCACAGGGCTGCGCGGTGCTCACCGGCAGCGAAAAGGCCTTCGCCGCCGGCGCCGACATCAAGGAGATGCAGGCACAAGGCTTTGCCGACATGTACGGCCATGACTTCTTCGCCGGCTGGGACGCCTTCACCCGCACCCGCAAGCCGATCATTGCCGCCGTGTCGGGCTATGCGCTGGGCGGCGGCTGCGAAGTGGCGATGATGTGCGACTTCATCCTCGCCGCGGACACCGCCAAGTTCGGCCAGCCCGAGATCAAGCTGGGCGTCTCGCCCGGCATGGGTGGCTCGCAGCGGCTGACCCGGGCGGTGGGCAAGGCCAAGGCGATGGAGATGTGCCTCACCGGCCGGATGATGGACGCCGCCGAAGCCGAGCGCGCGGGCCTCGTCAGCCGTATCCTGCCCGCCGCCGAGCTGGTGGAAGAAGCGGTGCAGACCGCCGCCACGATCGCCGCGATGCCGCCGCTGGCGGTCAAGGCCAACAAGGAGATGGTCAACGTCGCCTTCGAGACGACGCTCGCTCAGGGCGTCCAGTTCGAGCGCCGCCTGTTCCACGCGCTGTTCGGCACCGAGGACCAGAAGGAAGGCATGACCGCCTTCGTCGAGAAGCGTCCGGGGAACTGGACCGGGCGTTGA
- the mmsB gene encoding 3-hydroxyisobutyrate dehydrogenase, producing MARVAFIGLGNMGGGMAANLAKAGHDVRAFDLSAEALERAKKAGCLPAANAAEAIAGAEAIITMLPAGRHVEALYTETLLDHAEAGAILIDCSTIDVDTARRVAEAATQRGLLAVDAPVSGGIAAANGGTLTFMVGGSVAAFERAEPYLAAMGKAVIHAGVGGAGQAAKICNNMILGATMVATCEAFALAEKLGLDQQRFFDIASVSSGQSWSMTSYCPVPGVGPETPADRDYQGGFAAPLMLKDLKLALEAAASVGAHVPMGERAEQLYAAFVAGEGAGLDFSGIIKTLR from the coding sequence ATGGCACGCGTAGCATTTATCGGCCTGGGCAATATGGGCGGCGGCATGGCGGCGAACCTCGCCAAGGCCGGTCACGACGTCCGCGCCTTCGACCTGTCCGCAGAGGCGCTGGAGCGCGCGAAGAAGGCCGGCTGCCTGCCCGCCGCCAACGCAGCCGAAGCGATTGCCGGCGCCGAGGCGATCATCACCATGCTGCCCGCCGGGCGCCATGTGGAGGCGCTCTACACCGAGACCCTGCTCGACCATGCCGAGGCGGGCGCGATCCTGATCGACTGCTCGACGATCGACGTCGACACCGCCCGCCGCGTCGCCGAGGCGGCAACCCAGCGCGGGCTGCTCGCGGTCGACGCGCCGGTCTCCGGCGGGATCGCCGCGGCCAATGGCGGCACGCTCACCTTCATGGTCGGCGGCAGCGTCGCGGCGTTCGAGCGGGCCGAGCCTTATCTCGCCGCCATGGGCAAAGCGGTGATCCATGCCGGTGTCGGCGGCGCAGGCCAGGCGGCGAAGATCTGCAACAACATGATCCTCGGCGCGACAATGGTCGCGACCTGCGAGGCCTTCGCACTCGCCGAGAAGCTGGGCCTCGACCAGCAGCGCTTCTTCGACATCGCCTCGGTCTCGTCGGGCCAGAGCTGGTCGATGACGAGCTATTGCCCGGTCCCCGGCGTCGGCCCCGAGACACCGGCGGACCGCGACTATCAGGGCGGGTTCGCCGCCCCCCTGATGCTCAAGGACCTCAAGCTGGCGCTCGAAGCCGCAGCGAGCGTCGGCGCGCATGTGCCGATGGGCGAGCGTGCCGAACAGCTCTATGCGGCGTTCGTCGCGGGCGAGGGTGCGGGGCTGGACTTTTCGGGGATCATCAAGACCCTGCGCTGA
- a CDS encoding protein-disulfide reductase DsbD family protein yields MAQLRFALMSLLLLLLGGAPAMAQGFAKGPHVRSELVAETASPKPGSDVTLALVSTPDPKWHAYWQNPGDAGLPAEAHWTLPAGARAEAFRYPVPQRLLIAGLMNYVYEGTFVRLTTLHLPADASGVVPVKLKLDYLVCTDTLCVPEKAELETSLTIGDGAIDPATRARFDGWRAKLPRPLSTPASFQAENGVLRLAVPYPAGAAAKDVYFYPLTANAVDYAAPQTVARDGDRLLIETKARTTPPALEGVLAIDGQGLTVAAKPGAVPPAKPAGAATPWLAATGAFFAAVLGGLILNVMPCVFPILSLKALSLAKANDDQGSPRAEALAYTAGVVAVCLALGGLLLGLRAAGATVGWAFQLQDPRVILVLLLLVAAIAFNLAGLFEITTPAFVNRAASKGHGGAFATGALAAFIATPCTGPFMASALGAALVLPWFAGLAIFGGLGLGIALPFLLLGFVPAFRRKLPKPGAWMATMRHILSIPMFLTALALAWVLGKQAGVDGMTIGLAATLLATLGLWWAGARQAKGRAYAWLPALPLVLLALGGIALVRPAAAGGAPSAMAGAEPFSEARLAELQAQGRPVFAYFTADWCLTCKVNEKAVIETAAVEKTLADGKVAVLVGDWTNGDATLGRFIEAHNRAGVPLYLWYKPGQDAPEVLPQVLTQDLLASRAKGG; encoded by the coding sequence ATGGCCCAGCTTCGTTTCGCTTTGATGTCGCTCCTGCTGCTCTTGCTCGGCGGCGCGCCCGCGATGGCACAGGGATTCGCCAAGGGACCCCATGTCCGCAGCGAGCTGGTCGCCGAAACGGCAAGCCCCAAGCCGGGCAGCGACGTGACGCTGGCGCTGGTCTCCACGCCCGATCCGAAATGGCACGCCTATTGGCAGAATCCCGGCGACGCGGGCCTGCCCGCCGAAGCGCACTGGACGCTGCCGGCGGGCGCGCGCGCCGAGGCGTTCCGCTACCCGGTGCCACAGCGGCTCCTGATCGCCGGGTTGATGAACTATGTATATGAAGGCACCTTCGTCCGGCTGACGACGCTGCACCTCCCTGCCGATGCCAGCGGCGTGGTGCCGGTGAAGCTCAAGCTCGATTATCTCGTCTGCACCGACACGCTGTGCGTGCCGGAAAAGGCCGAGCTGGAGACCAGCCTTACCATCGGCGACGGCGCGATCGATCCGGCGACGCGGGCAAGGTTCGACGGCTGGCGGGCGAAGCTGCCCAGACCGCTTAGTACCCCGGCCAGCTTCCAGGCGGAGAATGGCGTGCTGCGTCTCGCGGTACCCTATCCGGCCGGTGCAGCGGCGAAGGACGTGTATTTCTATCCGCTGACCGCCAATGCCGTCGACTATGCCGCGCCGCAGACCGTCGCCCGCGACGGCGATCGGCTGTTGATCGAGACGAAGGCGCGCACCACACCGCCCGCGCTGGAAGGCGTCCTCGCGATCGATGGGCAGGGTCTCACCGTTGCTGCCAAGCCCGGCGCGGTGCCGCCGGCAAAACCCGCCGGTGCCGCGACGCCCTGGCTGGCGGCGACCGGCGCCTTCTTCGCGGCGGTGCTGGGCGGTCTGATCCTGAACGTCATGCCCTGCGTGTTCCCGATCCTCAGCCTCAAGGCGCTGAGCCTGGCCAAGGCCAATGACGACCAGGGCAGCCCGCGCGCCGAGGCGCTGGCCTATACCGCCGGCGTGGTGGCGGTGTGCCTCGCGCTGGGGGGACTGCTGCTTGGGCTGCGCGCGGCCGGGGCAACGGTGGGCTGGGCGTTCCAGTTGCAGGATCCGCGGGTGATCCTGGTGCTGCTGCTGCTTGTCGCCGCCATCGCCTTCAACCTGGCGGGGCTGTTCGAGATCACGACACCTGCCTTCGTCAACCGCGCCGCGAGCAAGGGGCATGGCGGGGCCTTTGCCACCGGTGCGCTGGCGGCGTTCATTGCCACGCCGTGCACCGGACCGTTCATGGCCTCGGCACTGGGCGCGGCGCTGGTGCTGCCCTGGTTCGCCGGGCTGGCGATCTTCGGCGGGTTGGGGTTGGGCATCGCGCTGCCGTTCCTTCTGCTGGGCTTCGTGCCTGCCTTCCGCCGCAAGCTGCCCAAGCCGGGCGCGTGGATGGCGACCATGCGGCATATCCTCTCGATCCCGATGTTCCTCACTGCGCTGGCGCTCGCCTGGGTGCTGGGCAAACAGGCGGGCGTCGATGGGATGACGATCGGGCTGGCCGCGACGCTGCTGGCGACGCTGGGCCTGTGGTGGGCCGGTGCCCGTCAGGCCAAGGGGCGCGCGTATGCCTGGCTTCCGGCGTTGCCGCTGGTGCTCCTTGCTCTTGGTGGCATCGCGCTCGTTCGCCCGGCTGCGGCGGGCGGCGCGCCGTCGGCGATGGCCGGGGCCGAGCCGTTCAGCGAAGCGCGCCTAGCCGAGCTGCAGGCGCAGGGACGGCCGGTCTTCGCCTATTTCACCGCCGACTGGTGCCTGACCTGCAAGGTCAACGAGAAGGCGGTGATCGAGACCGCCGCGGTCGAGAAGACGCTTGCAGATGGCAAAGTCGCGGTGCTGGTCGGCGACTGGACCAACGGCGACGCCACGCTCGGCCGTTTCATCGAGGCGCATAACCGCGCCGGGGTGCCGCTCTACCTCTGGTACAAGCCGGGGCAGGACGCGCCCGAGGTGCTGCCGCAGGTGCTGACCCAGGACCTGCTGGCAAGTCGCGCCAAGGGCGGGTGA